The following are encoded together in the Phaseolus vulgaris cultivar G19833 chromosome 9, P. vulgaris v2.0, whole genome shotgun sequence genome:
- the LOC137821256 gene encoding protein GOLVEN 2: MAMLPTKRFLLLAFLLLYFLSINASARSLRETKDELVPVSVEKSHEDQFKLNQGGEQDIGDLTTMDYTPAKKNPPIHN, from the exons ATGGCTATGTTACCCACCAAACGCTTCCTTCTGCTTGCTTTTCTCTTGCTTTACTTCCTTTCCATTAATGCTTCAG CCAGAAGTTTAAGAGAGACTAAGGATGAATTAGTTCCAGTTTCTGTCGAGAAGAGCCACGAAGATCAATTTAAGCTAAATCAAGGAGGGGAACAAGATATTGGTGACTTGACAACAATGGACTACACTCCTGCAAAAAAGAACCCTCCAATTCATAATTAA